Proteins found in one Nocardia brasiliensis ATCC 700358 genomic segment:
- a CDS encoding RNA polymerase sigma factor: MRDGQDTAIDGIYRAEFGRALATVARLVGDIGLAEDAVHEAFADALRSWPERGVPANPGAWITTAARNRALDRVRRESARGAKEQDAVLLTVPNEEPDVTPVPDDQLRMIFTCCHPALSQESQVALTLRLVCGLRTVEIARAFLQPEHTVAQRLTRAKAKIRAAGIPLRVPPVHLLPERVPAVLACVYLVFTEGYAATTGPAAIRDELCDEAIRLGRLLCGLLPGEPEARALLALMLLNDSRRTQRRSAEGDLVPLEDQDRARWNRVAIESGLRCLISAAAAGNGPYLIQARIAAAHATAPSFAETDWAAVVSAYDELLGYSASPVIRVNRAIAVAFRHGFDAGLAALDEVADHPRLGTSHLVPATRADLLRRAARYPEAADNYRVALERTPNDQVRRFLIRRLAEVTARIRADA, from the coding sequence GTGCGCGACGGCCAGGACACGGCGATCGACGGCATCTACCGGGCCGAATTCGGCCGTGCCCTGGCCACGGTCGCCCGGCTGGTCGGCGATATCGGGCTGGCCGAGGACGCGGTGCACGAGGCGTTCGCCGACGCGCTGCGCAGTTGGCCGGAGCGCGGGGTGCCGGCCAACCCGGGCGCCTGGATCACCACCGCGGCGCGCAATCGCGCACTGGACCGGGTGCGGCGCGAATCGGCCCGGGGCGCCAAAGAGCAGGACGCCGTCCTGCTGACCGTGCCGAACGAGGAGCCCGACGTGACGCCGGTACCGGACGACCAACTCCGCATGATCTTCACCTGCTGCCATCCCGCGCTGTCGCAGGAATCTCAGGTCGCCTTGACGTTGCGGCTGGTGTGCGGGTTGCGCACGGTCGAGATCGCCCGGGCCTTCCTGCAGCCGGAACACACTGTGGCGCAACGGCTCACCCGGGCGAAGGCGAAGATCCGCGCGGCCGGTATTCCGTTGCGGGTGCCGCCGGTGCACCTGCTGCCCGAGCGGGTGCCCGCCGTGCTGGCGTGCGTCTACCTGGTGTTCACCGAGGGCTACGCCGCGACCACGGGCCCGGCCGCCATCCGAGACGAGTTGTGCGACGAGGCGATCCGGCTCGGACGGCTGCTGTGCGGGTTGCTGCCGGGGGAGCCGGAGGCGCGGGCGCTGCTCGCCCTGATGCTGCTGAACGACAGTCGCCGAACCCAAAGGCGCAGTGCCGAAGGCGATCTGGTGCCGCTCGAGGACCAGGACCGGGCCCGCTGGAATCGGGTCGCGATCGAGTCCGGACTGCGCTGCCTGATCTCGGCCGCCGCGGCGGGCAACGGCCCCTACCTGATCCAGGCCCGGATCGCCGCTGCGCACGCCACCGCGCCCAGCTTCGCGGAAACCGATTGGGCCGCAGTTGTTTCGGCCTACGACGAACTACTCGGGTACTCCGCGTCGCCGGTGATCCGGGTGAACCGGGCGATCGCCGTCGCCTTCCGGCACGGCTTCGACGCGGGCCTGGCCGCGCTGGACGAGGTGGCCGATCATCCCCGCCTCGGTACCTCGCACCTGGTGCCCGCCACCCGCGCCGACCTGCTCCGCCGCGCCGCCCGGTATCCGGAGGCGGCCGACAACTATCGGGTGGCGCTGGAGCGGACCCCGAACGATCAGGTCCGCCGCTTCCTCATCCGCCGCCTGGCCGAGGTGACCGCCCGCATCCGCGCTGACGCGTAA
- a CDS encoding YciI family protein — translation MHYLATIVGGESGPSAAPGTPEFTAGVAKYAAFQEQAAAAIAGGAALYPSATAVNIRGGAGETLITDGPFTEQNEVVTGFYVFDCANLDEAVQLARKIPAAAQGSIEVRPMQMWLPHSTPGADWWLALLWSPQGDFVAPDTPEWDAMAAAHQQFVEQVGAAIRGGGALRPPTEATIVRERDGGLLRTDGPFTEGAEVVDGLYVFTAASPAQAGEIGARIPRGEKGRTEVRRIVDVGF, via the coding sequence ATGCACTACTTGGCCACGATTGTCGGCGGCGAATCCGGACCGAGCGCCGCGCCGGGCACACCCGAGTTCACCGCGGGCGTCGCGAAGTACGCGGCGTTCCAGGAGCAGGCGGCCGCGGCGATCGCGGGCGGCGCGGCGCTCTACCCGTCGGCGACGGCGGTCAATATCCGCGGCGGTGCGGGCGAAACACTGATCACCGATGGTCCGTTCACCGAACAGAACGAGGTGGTCACCGGTTTCTACGTGTTCGACTGCGCGAACCTGGACGAGGCGGTCCAGCTCGCCAGGAAGATCCCGGCGGCGGCGCAGGGCTCGATCGAGGTGCGGCCGATGCAGATGTGGCTGCCGCACTCGACGCCCGGCGCCGACTGGTGGTTGGCGCTGCTGTGGTCGCCGCAGGGCGATTTCGTCGCACCAGACACGCCGGAGTGGGACGCGATGGCCGCCGCACATCAGCAGTTCGTCGAGCAGGTGGGCGCGGCGATCCGGGGCGGCGGCGCGCTGCGGCCGCCGACCGAGGCGACCATCGTGCGGGAACGCGATGGCGGGCTGTTGCGCACCGATGGTCCGTTCACCGAGGGCGCCGAGGTGGTCGACGGGCTCTATGTGTTCACCGCGGCGAGTCCGGCGCAGGCCGGCGAGATCGGGGCGCGGATCCCGCGTGGCGAGAAGGGGCGCACCGAGGTGCGCCGGATCGTCGACGTGGGTTTCTGA
- a CDS encoding YciI family protein, translating to MQYLATLVGPADAPYAEPGTPEFDAEVARYAAFEAAAGAAIAGGVALFPAETAVELRHTGGRLITTNGPFPEQTEVVGGFLVFDCADLDEAIELARQAPAAEDGAVELRPLVQWAPHAEPGPDWWLALLWETPGAVIAPGTPEWDPAVAEHQRFGAKFGAAIRGGGAVQPPATATTVRVRDGRLSLTDGPFAESADVIDGLYLFAAPDQAAATEIASQIPCGEKGHVELRRVVELDD from the coding sequence ATGCAGTACTTGGCGACATTGGTGGGACCCGCGGACGCGCCCTACGCCGAGCCGGGCACCCCGGAATTCGACGCGGAGGTCGCGCGTTACGCCGCCTTCGAGGCCGCGGCGGGCGCGGCGATCGCGGGCGGCGTCGCGCTGTTCCCGGCGGAGACCGCCGTCGAACTCCGGCACACCGGTGGCAGGCTGATCACGACCAACGGCCCGTTCCCCGAGCAGACCGAGGTGGTCGGCGGGTTCCTCGTGTTCGACTGCGCGGACCTGGACGAGGCCATCGAACTGGCCCGGCAGGCCCCCGCGGCCGAGGACGGCGCGGTCGAACTGCGTCCGCTGGTCCAATGGGCGCCGCACGCCGAGCCCGGCCCGGACTGGTGGCTCGCGCTGCTCTGGGAGACGCCGGGCGCGGTGATCGCGCCGGGCACCCCCGAATGGGATCCCGCGGTGGCCGAGCATCAGCGGTTCGGCGCGAAGTTCGGCGCAGCGATCCGCGGCGGCGGGGCCGTACAGCCGCCGGCCACCGCGACGACCGTGCGGGTCCGCGACGGACGCCTGTCCCTCACCGACGGCCCGTTCGCCGAATCGGCCGACGTGATCGACGGCCTGTACCTGTTCGCCGCCCCGGACCAGGCCGCCGCGACCGAGATCGCGAGCCAGATCCCCTGTGGCGAGAAAGGACACGTGGAACTGCGCCGCGTCGTCGAACTCGACGACTGA
- a CDS encoding MoaD/ThiS family protein — translation MVEIRYFAAIADAVGKDREHLDFPVGATVGDLRSTLSASYGPDLDKMLSVCAYLVGDELTRDPAAALTQRVDVLPPFAGG, via the coding sequence GTGGTTGAGATCCGCTACTTCGCCGCGATCGCGGACGCCGTCGGCAAGGACCGGGAGCACCTGGACTTCCCGGTCGGCGCGACCGTCGGCGACCTGCGTTCCACCCTGTCCGCGTCGTACGGACCCGACCTGGACAAGATGCTGTCGGTCTGTGCCTATCTGGTCGGTGACGAACTCACCCGCGATCCCGCCGCGGCCCTGACCCAGCGGGTGGATGTGCTGCCGCCCTTCGCGGGCGGTTAG
- the moaA gene encoding GTP 3',8-cyclase MoaA: MTLVEMGIPAVRSGRPSLDGRPDTPFLLDRFGRVARDLRVSITEKCSLRCTYCMPEEGLPAIPPDELLTVDEIVRLVRLAVRELGVREVRFTGGEPLMRRDLERIIAGCHEQVPDVPLAMTTNGVGLEHRAHALAAAGLHRVNVSLDTVDRAGFAKLTRRDRLGSALAGIRAARDAGLAPVKINAVLMRETLSGAADLLQWCLDEQCALRFIEEMPLDADHEWARANMVTAAELLDVLGARFTLTPAGRDDPAAPAETWLVNGGPATVGIIASVTRKFCDSCDRTRLTADGMLRSCLFSDQEYDLRQVLRSGAGDDELATLWRGAMWNKWAGHGIDAEGFVPPERTMGAIGG, translated from the coding sequence GTGACTCTGGTCGAGATGGGGATACCTGCCGTGCGGTCCGGGCGTCCCTCGCTCGACGGACGCCCCGACACGCCCTTCCTGCTGGACCGCTTCGGGCGGGTGGCGCGCGATCTGCGCGTGTCCATCACGGAGAAGTGCTCGCTGCGCTGTACCTACTGCATGCCCGAGGAGGGCCTGCCCGCGATCCCGCCGGACGAGCTGCTGACCGTCGACGAGATCGTCCGGCTGGTGCGGCTCGCGGTGCGCGAACTCGGTGTGCGGGAGGTCCGGTTCACCGGCGGTGAGCCGTTGATGCGCCGGGATCTGGAGCGGATCATCGCGGGCTGCCACGAACAGGTGCCGGACGTGCCGCTGGCGATGACGACCAACGGCGTCGGGCTAGAGCACCGCGCGCACGCGTTGGCAGCCGCGGGGCTGCACCGGGTGAACGTCTCGCTGGACACCGTGGATCGGGCCGGTTTCGCCAAGCTGACCCGCCGCGATCGGCTCGGCTCCGCGTTGGCGGGGATCCGCGCCGCGCGCGACGCCGGGCTCGCGCCGGTGAAGATCAACGCCGTGCTGATGCGCGAAACACTCTCCGGCGCAGCGGATCTGCTGCAGTGGTGCCTCGACGAGCAGTGCGCGCTGCGGTTCATCGAGGAGATGCCGCTGGACGCCGACCACGAATGGGCGCGCGCCAATATGGTCACCGCCGCCGAACTGCTCGACGTGCTCGGCGCGCGGTTCACGCTGACCCCCGCGGGTCGCGACGATCCGGCCGCGCCCGCCGAGACCTGGCTGGTGAACGGCGGTCCCGCCACCGTCGGCATCATCGCCTCGGTCACCCGCAAGTTCTGTGACAGCTGCGACCGCACCCGGCTCACCGCCGACGGCATGCTGCGCTCCTGCCTGTTCAGCGATCAGGAATACGATCTGCGCCAGGTGCTGCGCTCGGGGGCCGGCGACGACGAACTGGCTACGCTGTGGCGCGGTGCGATGTGGAACAAATGGGCTGGTCACGGGATCGACGCCGAGGGTTTCGTCCCGCCCGAACGCACGATGGGAGCCATCGGTGGTTGA
- the glp gene encoding gephyrin-like molybdotransferase Glp has product MNPRPASISARPVDEYRDSIEQLLRPLAARAVEDVAVPHALGRQLADDVRAPVDLPVFRNSAMDGYAVRAASVAVAPVTLPLAGVVAAGNAGQTPLPPGAAMKVMTGAPIPPGADCVVPVEDARADEGTVTVERGRSAGEFVREPGTDVHAGDLLARAGTTLAPRHIAALAAVGLPAVAVVRPVLAAIITTGDELVPAGTELRPGQIYNSNGIALAAALTANGVTVVSVEHSTDDPAQFRKLLAAATGSADVVFTSGGVSKGDFEVVKDVLEPLGGQFGPVAVQPGGPQGRTVVDGVPVLSFPGNPVSTMVSFEVFARPILRRLAGLAPVPSYDLPLRNAVARSPQGKRQFLRGKLIHPESGDLPASQQLPEAVEVVSGPGSHLIASMAWADVLIDVPAAATTLPAGTVVRVWTL; this is encoded by the coding sequence ATGAATCCAAGGCCCGCCAGTATCTCGGCCCGGCCGGTCGACGAGTACCGCGACAGCATCGAACAGCTGTTGCGCCCGTTGGCCGCGCGGGCGGTCGAGGACGTCGCGGTGCCGCACGCGTTGGGCAGGCAGCTGGCCGACGATGTCCGCGCGCCCGTCGACCTGCCGGTGTTCCGCAATTCGGCGATGGACGGCTACGCGGTGCGCGCCGCGTCCGTCGCGGTCGCCCCCGTGACGCTGCCGCTGGCCGGCGTGGTCGCGGCGGGCAACGCGGGGCAGACACCGCTGCCGCCGGGCGCGGCGATGAAGGTGATGACCGGCGCGCCGATCCCGCCCGGCGCGGACTGTGTGGTCCCGGTCGAGGACGCGCGCGCGGACGAGGGCACGGTGACCGTCGAACGCGGCCGCAGCGCAGGCGAATTCGTCCGCGAGCCGGGTACCGACGTGCACGCGGGCGATCTGCTCGCCCGCGCGGGCACCACCCTCGCGCCCCGGCACATCGCCGCGCTCGCCGCGGTCGGGTTGCCCGCCGTCGCGGTGGTGCGCCCGGTGCTCGCCGCGATCATCACCACCGGTGACGAGCTGGTCCCGGCGGGTACCGAGCTGCGCCCCGGGCAGATCTACAACTCCAACGGGATCGCGCTGGCGGCCGCGCTCACCGCGAACGGCGTCACCGTCGTCTCGGTCGAGCACAGCACCGACGATCCCGCCCAGTTCCGCAAGCTGCTCGCCGCCGCGACCGGCTCCGCCGACGTCGTCTTCACCTCCGGCGGGGTGTCCAAGGGCGACTTCGAGGTGGTCAAGGACGTGCTCGAGCCGCTCGGCGGGCAGTTCGGGCCGGTGGCCGTACAGCCCGGCGGACCGCAGGGACGCACCGTGGTCGACGGGGTGCCGGTGCTGAGCTTCCCGGGCAACCCGGTCAGCACCATGGTGTCGTTCGAGGTGTTCGCCCGGCCGATCCTGCGCCGGCTCGCCGGACTGGCTCCGGTGCCGAGTTACGACCTGCCGCTGCGCAACGCGGTCGCCCGCTCGCCGCAGGGTAAGCGGCAATTCCTGCGCGGCAAGCTGATTCATCCGGAATCCGGTGATCTGCCTGCGTCGCAGCAGCTTCCGGAGGCGGTCGAGGTGGTGTCCGGTCCCGGCTCGCACCTGATCGCGAGCATGGCGTGGGCCGACGTCCTGATCGACGTGCCCGCCGCGGCCACCACGCTGCCCGCGGGCACCGTGGTACGAGTGTGGACGCTGTGA
- the moaCB gene encoding bifunctional molybdenum cofactor biosynthesis protein MoaC/MoaB → MSELSHVDGEGRARMVDVSAKADTTRVALAAGELRTTAEVIALVRADDLPKADVLSTARIAGIAGAKKTSELIPLCHQLALSSVKVEFGFTDTAITIEATAKTKGPTGVEMEALTAVAVAGLTLHDMVKAVDPAATLNDVRLLTKDGGKQGHWEQSAATPASAPETVSAQTDFESRSAVVVVASTGAAAGTRVDTTGPVLTEWLAGLGFSVRGPLVYADADIAVGLADALRFQPSLVVSTGGTGASPTDATPEATLALLDRELPGVAEAIRQRGTAKFPLAALSRGVAGLSGRSVLVNLPGSPGGVKDGIAVLEPLLDHLLAQVAGGGNHDDN, encoded by the coding sequence ATGAGTGAGTTGTCCCATGTGGACGGCGAGGGCCGGGCCCGCATGGTGGATGTGAGCGCGAAGGCCGACACCACCCGGGTCGCGCTCGCGGCGGGCGAGCTGCGAACCACCGCCGAGGTGATCGCGCTGGTGCGCGCCGACGACCTGCCCAAGGCCGATGTGCTGTCCACCGCGCGGATCGCAGGCATCGCCGGGGCGAAGAAGACCTCGGAGCTGATCCCGCTGTGCCATCAGCTGGCGCTGTCCTCGGTCAAGGTCGAGTTCGGTTTCACCGATACCGCGATCACCATCGAGGCGACCGCGAAGACCAAGGGGCCCACCGGCGTCGAGATGGAGGCGCTCACCGCGGTGGCGGTCGCGGGACTGACGCTGCACGACATGGTGAAGGCGGTCGATCCGGCGGCGACGCTGAACGACGTCCGTTTGCTCACCAAAGACGGTGGCAAGCAAGGACATTGGGAACAGTCGGCGGCGACACCCGCATCCGCGCCCGAAACCGTGAGCGCACAAACAGATTTCGAGTCGCGCTCCGCGGTGGTCGTGGTCGCCTCGACCGGCGCCGCCGCGGGTACCCGGGTCGACACGACCGGCCCCGTGCTCACGGAATGGCTTGCGGGTCTCGGCTTTTCGGTGCGCGGACCGCTGGTGTACGCCGACGCCGATATCGCCGTCGGCCTGGCCGACGCGCTGCGGTTCCAGCCGTCGCTGGTGGTCAGCACCGGCGGCACCGGCGCCTCGCCCACCGACGCGACCCCCGAGGCCACCCTCGCCCTGCTCGACCGGGAACTACCCGGCGTCGCCGAGGCGATCCGTCAGCGCGGCACCGCGAAGTTTCCGCTCGCCGCGCTCAGCCGCGGCGTGGCCGGGCTGTCCGGCCGGTCGGTGCTGGTGAACCTGCCGGGCTCGCCCGGCGGCGTCAAGGACGGTATCGCGGTGCTCGAACCACTGCTCGATCATCTGCTCGCGCAAGTAGCCGGAGGCGGCAACCATGACGACAACTGA
- a CDS encoding molybdenum cofactor biosynthesis protein MoaE, which translates to MTTTEPTVRLARISAQPLDAAEVEAAVTGPHYGAVVVFTGKVRDHDGGQAVAALEYSAHPEAERFLRKVCAELAASSELPVAAVHRVGELTIGDDAIVVAVAAAHRAEAFTACAELVDRIKHEVPIWKRQLFADGLSEWVNACGA; encoded by the coding sequence ATGACGACAACTGAACCCACCGTCCGGCTCGCGCGGATCAGCGCCCAGCCGCTCGACGCGGCCGAGGTCGAAGCCGCGGTGACCGGACCGCACTACGGCGCGGTCGTGGTGTTCACCGGAAAGGTGCGCGACCACGACGGCGGCCAGGCGGTCGCCGCCCTGGAGTACTCGGCGCACCCGGAGGCAGAGCGCTTCCTGCGCAAGGTCTGCGCCGAACTGGCCGCCTCGTCGGAGTTGCCGGTCGCGGCCGTGCACCGGGTGGGCGAGTTGACGATCGGCGACGACGCGATCGTCGTGGCCGTCGCCGCGGCGCACCGCGCGGAAGCGTTCACCGCGTGCGCCGAATTGGTGGACCGGATCAAACACGAGGTGCCGATCTGGAAGCGGCAGCTGTTCGCCGACGGATTGTCCGAATGGGTCAACGCCTGTGGGGCGTAA
- a CDS encoding AraC family transcriptional regulator — MGTDQVLLHRFVISQLGAAGLDRDRLIRETGLPEWTMAGDDVHLPSHTFSRLWELGEHGLGDPDVALHVARRYQLPTLGLYDYLFSTAPTLGAGLATCGPYVTAVTTNHRFDLVAENDEEVTLYLDMIRGEGRGRDLTQLWGLTAVLSRARRVVRAPLAPLRVSLRQSAPAQVHTFVEVFGTTAIEFDAPVDAMVFRATDMDLPLTTSDPVLAAILQPLAEALPPPPPLAGAWPERVAAALADALESGDVSLDRVSRSLATSPRTLQRRLMEAGTTWRQELDRARTARLDAATATGKLSRARQAELLGYSDAGSMRRAARRWSITV, encoded by the coding sequence ATGGGCACCGACCAGGTTCTGCTGCACCGCTTCGTCATCTCTCAACTCGGCGCGGCCGGGCTCGATCGAGACCGGCTGATCAGGGAGACCGGGCTACCGGAGTGGACGATGGCCGGTGACGACGTGCACCTGCCCAGCCACACCTTCTCCCGGTTGTGGGAGCTCGGCGAGCACGGACTGGGTGACCCGGACGTCGCGTTGCATGTGGCCCGGCGCTACCAGCTGCCCACGCTCGGACTCTACGACTATCTGTTCTCCACCGCGCCGACCCTCGGCGCGGGCCTGGCCACCTGCGGGCCGTACGTCACCGCGGTGACCACCAACCATCGTTTCGACCTCGTCGCGGAGAACGACGAGGAAGTCACCCTCTATCTCGACATGATCCGGGGCGAGGGCCGCGGCCGTGACCTCACCCAGCTGTGGGGCCTGACCGCCGTGCTGAGCCGCGCCCGCCGGGTGGTCCGTGCTCCCCTTGCGCCACTGCGGGTTTCGTTGCGCCAATCGGCGCCCGCGCAGGTGCACACGTTCGTCGAGGTGTTCGGCACCACCGCGATCGAGTTCGACGCGCCGGTGGACGCGATGGTCTTCCGCGCGACCGACATGGATTTGCCGCTCACCACCAGCGACCCGGTGCTCGCCGCGATCCTGCAGCCGCTGGCCGAGGCGCTGCCGCCCCCGCCGCCGCTGGCCGGCGCCTGGCCCGAACGCGTCGCGGCCGCCTTGGCCGACGCCTTGGAGTCCGGTGACGTGTCCTTGGATCGGGTGTCCCGCAGCCTGGCCACCAGCCCACGAACGCTGCAACGCCGCCTGATGGAGGCCGGCACGACATGGCGGCAGGAACTGGACCGGGCGCGCACCGCCCGGCTCGATGCGGCGACCGCGACAGGCAAGCTGAGCCGAGCGCGCCAAGCCGAACTCCTCGGCTATTCGGACGCGGGCTCGATGCGCCGCGCCGCGCGCCGCTGGTCGATCACGGTTTGA
- a CDS encoding CobW family GTP-binding protein yields MVVGVADRIPVVIVAGFLGSGKTTLLNHLLRNSRGTRIGVVVNDFGAINIDSMLVAGQVDAMVSLGNGCVCCAVDVSELDEMFTRLAQPRAKIDVIVVEASGLAEPRNLIRMVVGSDNPRIRYGGLVEVVDAEQFPASSARHPELTTHLRLADLVVVNKADRVPASELATLRQDISAVVGQVPVYATTHGRLEAGLLFDEPLRETPRVAEQLSFDALLHEHEHEPGHAEHRHLHDDYVSVSFTSERELDPRRLIEFLEDPPPGLFRAKGFATFAVAEERRKFVMHLVGRHLVFEPQHWARGEQRVTQLVLIGAGMDVELVRKRLDDTVHTAEDWLDPQSLLGVWRYTPH; encoded by the coding sequence ATGGTGGTCGGCGTGGCTGACCGGATACCTGTTGTGATCGTCGCGGGGTTTCTCGGCTCCGGGAAGACGACGCTGCTCAACCATCTGCTGCGCAACAGCCGCGGCACCCGGATCGGGGTGGTGGTCAACGACTTCGGCGCGATCAACATCGACTCGATGCTGGTGGCCGGGCAGGTCGACGCGATGGTCTCGCTCGGCAACGGCTGTGTGTGCTGCGCCGTCGACGTCAGCGAACTGGACGAGATGTTCACCCGCCTGGCGCAGCCGCGCGCCAAGATCGACGTGATCGTGGTGGAGGCCAGCGGTCTGGCCGAGCCGCGCAATCTCATCCGCATGGTGGTGGGCAGCGACAACCCGCGCATCCGCTACGGCGGTCTGGTCGAGGTGGTCGACGCCGAGCAGTTCCCGGCGAGCAGTGCGCGCCATCCGGAGCTGACCACGCACCTGCGGCTGGCCGATCTGGTGGTCGTGAACAAGGCCGATCGGGTGCCCGCGAGCGAGCTGGCCACGCTGCGACAGGATATTTCGGCGGTGGTCGGGCAGGTCCCGGTGTACGCCACCACGCACGGCAGGCTCGAGGCGGGCCTGCTGTTCGACGAACCGCTGCGGGAAACACCGCGCGTCGCCGAGCAATTGAGCTTCGACGCACTGCTGCACGAGCACGAGCACGAACCCGGGCACGCGGAGCACCGCCACCTGCACGACGACTACGTCAGCGTTTCTTTCACCAGCGAGCGGGAACTGGACCCACGCCGGTTGATCGAATTCCTGGAGGATCCGCCGCCCGGCCTGTTCCGGGCCAAGGGCTTCGCCACGTTCGCGGTCGCCGAGGAGCGCCGCAAGTTCGTCATGCATCTGGTCGGGCGGCACCTGGTGTTCGAGCCGCAACACTGGGCCCGCGGCGAGCAGCGCGTCACCCAGCTGGTGCTGATCGGCGCGGGCATGGACGTCGAACTGGTCCGCAAACGGCTGGACGACACCGTGCACACCGCCGAGGACTGGCTCGATCCGCAGTCGCTGCTCGGGGTCTGGCGCTACACGCCGCACTGA
- a CDS encoding N-acetylmuramoyl-L-alanine amidase, with product MKQPSIIKAGVASAVTAAVTVTLSGLVPGTASAGPAFPEMAKKLTGKTVFLDPGHQGPGHGENVAKQVSDGRGGMKDCQTTGMTTVHGVPEHTINWNVAQLVQTSLESLGARVVLSRQDDQGWGGCIDERAAAANKSGADVAVSIHADSAPADQRGFHLIVPELPIPDAMIDKVQSGAGLAASKAMRDAYLQSGFVPAPYASADGLMSRRDIAGPALTKIPDVFIEMGNGANLDDAAQLESREGQLKHAMTITTGLVSYLLGPPGTTPASAGAADNATAPQPDPSPVPAVAPVPANSPLQPHPASIDPPGGQAAPQTLTPLPGQAAPQAQTVPQAQSVPNAQSAPNAQTAPQGQASPFTPPAPGTQQSTPGTQQSPSLPGTSPSTDTPSDMAAVREIMDMVLELVMPLAKALGVDNNMVTAELINLAYALAAKFLAPAK from the coding sequence ATGAAGCAGCCAAGCATCATCAAGGCCGGAGTAGCTTCCGCCGTCACGGCCGCGGTCACGGTGACGCTGTCCGGGCTCGTCCCGGGTACCGCGAGCGCCGGCCCCGCCTTCCCCGAGATGGCGAAGAAGCTGACGGGCAAAACGGTGTTCCTCGACCCCGGCCATCAGGGGCCAGGGCACGGCGAGAACGTGGCCAAGCAGGTCAGCGACGGTCGCGGCGGTATGAAGGACTGCCAGACCACCGGGATGACCACGGTGCACGGCGTCCCGGAACACACCATCAACTGGAACGTCGCGCAGCTGGTGCAGACCTCGTTGGAGAGTCTCGGCGCGCGCGTGGTGCTGAGCAGGCAGGACGACCAGGGCTGGGGCGGTTGTATCGATGAGCGGGCCGCCGCCGCGAACAAGTCGGGCGCCGACGTCGCGGTCAGTATCCACGCCGACAGCGCGCCCGCCGATCAGCGCGGCTTCCATCTGATCGTGCCCGAACTTCCTATTCCCGACGCGATGATCGACAAGGTCCAGTCGGGTGCGGGGCTGGCGGCGTCGAAGGCGATGCGCGACGCGTACTTGCAGTCGGGCTTCGTCCCGGCGCCGTACGCCAGTGCCGATGGCCTGATGTCGCGCAGGGATATCGCCGGTCCTGCGCTCACCAAGATCCCCGATGTGTTCATCGAGATGGGCAACGGCGCCAACCTCGACGACGCGGCGCAGCTGGAAAGCCGAGAGGGACAGCTGAAGCACGCGATGACCATCACCACCGGGTTGGTCAGTTATCTGCTGGGCCCGCCGGGAACCACGCCCGCGTCCGCCGGGGCGGCGGACAACGCGACCGCGCCGCAGCCGGATCCGTCCCCTGTGCCCGCTGTCGCGCCGGTGCCGGCGAACTCGCCGCTGCAACCGCATCCGGCATCGATCGATCCGCCGGGCGGACAGGCCGCGCCGCAGACACTGACCCCGCTGCCCGGCCAGGCCGCCCCGCAAGCGCAGACCGTGCCGCAGGCCCAGTCGGTGCCGAACGCCCAGTCCGCGCCGAACGCCCAGACCGCACCGCAGGGCCAGGCCTCGCCGTTCACCCCGCCCGCGCCCGGCACCCAGCAGTCCACACCGGGCACCCAGCAGAGCCCGAGCCTGCCGGGCACCAGCCCGTCCACGGATACCCCGAGCGATATGGCGGCCGTCCGCGAAATCATGGACATGGTGCTCGAACTGGTGATGCCGCTGGCCAAGGCGCTGGGCGTGGACAACAACATGGTCACCGCGGAACTGATCAACCTCGCCTACGCACTCGCGGCCAAGTTCCTGGCACCGGCCAAGTAG